The nucleotide window CAACACGAGGTTCTCGATATCGGCGGGGTCGTCGCCGTCGAACGGAATGTCGTCGCGCTGACTGAGCACCTCGACGTCGAGCGCGGGGACGACGCCGTCGTTCCCGTCGGCCACGCTGATTCCGGTCAGGTCCTCGGCGGTCAGGCCGATGCTCCGGTCCGCGTCGACGGCTCCCGCGCCGTCGGTCACGGGGCCGTCACCCGCGCCGATCACGGGGTCGTCGACCACCCGCACTACGTCGTCGCCGAACGTGTCCACGAGCATGTTCAATACCGGGTCCGGGTCGGTGCGGTTGACGACGACCACGGAGCGCTCGGGCCCGTCGAAGCGATCGAGAAACTGTTCGAGGGTCACGTTGCCCATGCTGAACGGGTCCGACGCATAAGAATTCCCGCGCGATTCTCAGAGTTGAGAACAGCTTTTCGAGGACCGGTTTGCGCGAAGTCGCGCGTGGTCGCGCAGCCGCCACCTACCAGCTCGCTCGGTGGCAACCGCGTGCTCGGGCTCGCTTACGCGCCCAGCGTGTCCTCCAACAGCTGGAGCGGGTGTTCGATCTCGTAGCCGGTGCCGTGTTCCATCTGCATCGCGCAGGTCGGACACTCGGTCATCCCCACGTCGCCCTCGGCGTCCTCCATGTGCTCGAACATCTCCTCGCCGATCTCCATCGACTTCTCGTACTTCTCCTCCTTCCAACCGTAGGTGCCGGAGATGCCCGAACAGGAATCGCCGACGTCCTCCACGGTGACGCCGTCGACGTCGCGGAACGTCTCGACGGCCTGTCGCGCGAGGCCCTGATTCCGGGCGTGACACGGCGCGTGATACGCGAGTTCGCGCTCCTCGTCGAGCCCGCCGGCCGCGTCGAGTTCCCCGTCGAGATCCTCGTGGATGCGGAGGTACTCCATCGCCTCGAAGGTGTGTTCCGCCAGGTCCTCGATCCCGTGGAGGTCGAACAGCTCGGGGTACTCCTGTCGCAACGACATCGAACAGGAGGTACAGGAGGCGATCACGTCCGCGCCCTCGCCGATTGCCTCGACGAGGTTCTCGACGTTCGTCTCGGCGTGCCGTCGGGCGTCGTCCAGCATGCCGTTCGCGAACATCGGCGTCCCCGAACACTTCTGGGGCGGGACCATCACCTCGTAGCCGAAGTGTTCGTACACGCGGACCATGGCCTTGCCGACCTCGGGGGTGTTGTAGTTGGAGTAACAGCCGTGGAAGTAGGCCACCCGCTTGTCCGGGTTCTCCACGTTCGCGCCGCCGCGCGCCTTCCACCACTCGCGGAACGTCTCCGTCGCGAACTCGGGGAAGTCGCGCTCCTTCGGGATGCCCATCACCTTCTCTAAGGCCCACCGCGCCGGCCCGAAGTTCATCGCGAACGAGGCCGTCCGCGGGAACATGCTCGCGAGCCGCGCCGACGTGCGGTAGTTCGCCAGCAGGCGGTTCCGGACGTACTCGACCGAGAGCTTCTCCATCTGGCGCTCGACGAACTGCCCGCGCGCCTCGTTGTGCATCTGCGAGAGCGGCACCGAGGACGGACAGGCGTCGTCACAGCGCATACAGTTCGAACACGACGTGATCGATTCGTCGATGTCGTGGTCATCCTTCCGCTTGAGCCGCCACTGCTCCGGTCCCTGGAACTTCGGGCCGGGGAACTCGTCGTCGACCTCCGCGACCGGACAGGAGGTGTCACAGCTCGTACACTTGTAACAGGAGTCGGCCCCCTCGCGGAGGTCGAGGTCGCCGCCGGGGAACACGTCGACCGGGTCGTACGCGTCCGGGTCGAGCTCCGTCGAGTCGGTCCCGCCGGTCGCGCTCTCGGTCCCGCCCGCGGCGCTCTCGACGCCGCCGTCGGTGGCGGCGCGGGTCGCGGTGTCGTCCGCGCCCGCCTCCGCGTCGCGTGCCCCGATCGCGTCGTCCTCCGGGATCTCCCCGTCGTCCGGGACGAAGATCGACGGCTGCTCGTCGCGGCCGGCCTCCGGGACGCCGGGACTCGGCGCGTCGGGGCCGTTCGACCCCTCGCGTCCGCCGCGATCGTCCTCGCTCGACTCCTCCGCGCTCCCGTCGTCGTCCGTGTGTCGTGTCATTGGGTCGCCTCCGTCGCCGCCTGCCGCCCGGCCACGATGCCGGTCGCGAGCGATACCCCGCTCGCGGACTTCTCTCTCGCCGCGTCCGCGCCGCCGACGACGCCGCCGGCCGCGAACACGTTCTCGTACTGTGCTTCGCCGTTACCGTCCACGGGCCGCATCCGCCCGTCGGGTCGCACCCCGAACCGCGCGTACGGCTGATCGCCGAACGCGTCGTCGACAAACCACTCGTACCGGTCGTCGGGCTGGTCGACGTGGCAGTCGAAGACGGGCTCGCGGACCCCCTCGCGGTCGGAGTCGAGCCCCTTCCCGACGAGCCCGCCGGTCGCCAGCACGAACGCGTCGGCACCGTACGGTGCCGTCCGTCCCTTCCGGTCGACCGCGACCGTCTCCACGCGGCCGGCGGCGGCGGACTCGACGCCGACCACGGGGTTGCCGGTCTCGAACCGGACGCCCTCGGCGTCGAGCGCGTCGAAGAGGCGGTCCTCCAGGCGGAGTCCGGGGAGGCTCGGCGGTCCCGTCGGGATCTCGAACACGTCCGCACCGAGCCGCTCCGCGAGTTCGGCGCGGACCTCGTCGCCGCGGTCGTCGCCGAGGAACGCCGGGAAGCCGACGCGCTCGACGCGGTCGACGCCGCCCGACCCGTCGACCACGTCGTGGAGGTGCGGCGCGACCGCCTTCGCGAGCGCCTCGCGGGCGGGGACGCCGTCGATCGCCTCGTCGTGGTCGAGCGCCTTCGCGACCCGGGTGATCTTCGCGTCGGCCCGGAACGCCTCCGCGAACTCCACCTCCGCGCCGGCGACGTCGAACGGC belongs to Halorubrum sp. DM2 and includes:
- a CDS encoding anaerobic glycerol-3-phosphate dehydrogenase subunit C, whose amino-acid sequence is MTRHTDDDGSAEESSEDDRGGREGSNGPDAPSPGVPEAGRDEQPSIFVPDDGEIPEDDAIGARDAEAGADDTATRAATDGGVESAAGGTESATGGTDSTELDPDAYDPVDVFPGGDLDLREGADSCYKCTSCDTSCPVAEVDDEFPGPKFQGPEQWRLKRKDDHDIDESITSCSNCMRCDDACPSSVPLSQMHNEARGQFVERQMEKLSVEYVRNRLLANYRTSARLASMFPRTASFAMNFGPARWALEKVMGIPKERDFPEFATETFREWWKARGGANVENPDKRVAYFHGCYSNYNTPEVGKAMVRVYEHFGYEVMVPPQKCSGTPMFANGMLDDARRHAETNVENLVEAIGEGADVIASCTSCSMSLRQEYPELFDLHGIEDLAEHTFEAMEYLRIHEDLDGELDAAGGLDEERELAYHAPCHARNQGLARQAVETFRDVDGVTVEDVGDSCSGISGTYGWKEEKYEKSMEIGEEMFEHMEDAEGDVGMTECPTCAMQMEHGTGYEIEHPLQLLEDTLGA
- the glpB gene encoding glycerol-3-phosphate dehydrogenase subunit GlpB; protein product: MAINSDVLVIGGGLAAVTAAVSAAREGADVRLVSHKASTLRQASGLIDALGYVPATEPAKPLRDGPPTAGRELDRDEWPDPEGPLADPFEAIDRLPESHPYRIAGSDALREGLDLFDDLAGDAYRGGHTDRNALVPTFGGAVKPTARYPAAAEAGLASDDRPMLVVGFRSLTEYDARAFAGRLEAAGVPFDVAGAEVEFAEAFRADAKITRVAKALDHDEAIDGVPAREALAKAVAPHLHDVVDGSGGVDRVERVGFPAFLGDDRGDEVRAELAERLGADVFEIPTGPPSLPGLRLEDRLFDALDAEGVRFETGNPVVGVESAAAGRVETVAVDRKGRTAPYGADAFVLATGGLVGKGLDSDREGVREPVFDCHVDQPDDRYEWFVDDAFGDQPYARFGVRPDGRMRPVDGNGEAQYENVFAAGGVVGGADAAREKSASGVSLATGIVAGRQAATEATQ